The following proteins come from a genomic window of Terribacillus aidingensis:
- a CDS encoding YtrH family sporulation protein codes for MEERVIISMMHCYFIALGVMIGGCFIGSIGAFATGEPPLTAIKRISSGIRIWAIIAAIGGTFDAITNFEKGIYQGATFDVIKQILIIIAAMGGVKTALLIIGWFIQEDVS; via the coding sequence ATGGAAGAACGAGTTATCATTTCAATGATGCATTGTTATTTCATTGCACTCGGCGTTATGATCGGGGGCTGTTTCATCGGCAGTATTGGTGCTTTTGCTACTGGAGAACCACCACTCACCGCCATCAAGCGTATTTCCAGCGGTATTCGGATCTGGGCTATCATTGCGGCAATCGGCGGAACATTCGATGCTATTACTAATTTCGAAAAAGGTATCTATCAAGGGGCGACTTTTGATGTCATCAAACAAATTCTTATCATCATCGCTGCGATGGGAGGAGTAAAAACCGCACTCTTGATCATCGGCTGGTTCATCCAGGAGGATGTCTCCTAA
- the ytrI gene encoding sporulation membrane protein YtrI, with the protein MHIPPIYKQTGWQRFLVGFFLGGIISYFVYLFMYGTLFEDWVKEKVEMEGTIHDLERDIEVLKDNNEEMNELQQEGLLIDEITVAIEPDDSLELDKLIEHELKEAIKEEARHMIGRSVNGAVQSTPLLLGAIENKVYELDGFRYKVAVKQLIISEILYLTVTVETDI; encoded by the coding sequence ATGCACATACCGCCGATTTATAAGCAGACTGGGTGGCAGCGCTTTTTGGTCGGATTTTTCCTTGGGGGAATCATTTCCTATTTTGTCTATCTGTTCATGTATGGCACATTATTTGAAGACTGGGTGAAGGAAAAAGTAGAAATGGAAGGTACGATACACGACTTGGAACGGGATATCGAAGTATTGAAGGACAACAATGAAGAAATGAATGAACTGCAGCAGGAAGGTCTTCTTATTGATGAAATCACGGTTGCTATTGAACCAGATGACAGCCTGGAGCTGGACAAATTAATTGAGCATGAACTAAAGGAAGCGATTAAGGAAGAAGCACGCCATATGATCGGCCGCAGTGTTAATGGAGCTGTCCAAAGCACCCCTCTATTGCTAGGTGCGATTGAAAATAAGGTTTATGAACTGGATGGATTTCGTTATAAAGTCGCTGTCAAGCAGCTGATCATTTCCGAGATCCTCTACTTGACAGTGACAGTGGAGACAGACATTTAG
- a CDS encoding bifunctional oligoribonuclease/PAP phosphatase NrnA, with the protein MHDRILERIKEYETIIIQRHVRPDPDAYGSQVGLSEIIRASFPNKQVWVVGDADPSLTFLAEMDTIADSVFEQALVIICDAANQPRISDQRYKLAKEIIKIDHHPEVDRYGDIQWVVPTASSTSEMIYELYTAHPELQLTTRGAMLLYAGIVGDTGRFLFPSTSEKTFHYAGELIKHPFDRTVLYEKLYASRLDVARLQGYILQQLELHETGVCAIRITKDILASYGVTSLETSQLVGTIASIEGVKAWLFFVEEEEQIRVRIRSKGPVINGLAGKYNGGGHAFASGATVYSWDEAARLERDLQDICRQFESN; encoded by the coding sequence ATGCACGATAGAATCCTGGAAAGAATTAAAGAATATGAAACAATCATCATTCAGCGCCATGTCCGGCCGGATCCGGATGCGTATGGCTCACAGGTCGGATTGAGTGAAATCATAAGGGCATCATTTCCAAATAAACAGGTATGGGTTGTAGGTGATGCTGATCCATCACTGACATTCCTGGCAGAGATGGATACGATAGCTGACAGCGTATTTGAGCAAGCGCTTGTCATCATTTGCGATGCTGCTAATCAGCCGCGTATTTCTGACCAGCGGTATAAGCTAGCCAAAGAAATCATCAAGATAGATCATCATCCGGAAGTGGATCGATATGGAGATATTCAGTGGGTTGTTCCTACAGCCAGTTCAACAAGTGAAATGATTTACGAATTGTATACAGCGCATCCAGAGCTTCAGCTGACGACTCGGGGCGCAATGTTATTATATGCTGGTATTGTCGGTGACACGGGACGTTTCCTATTCCCCTCAACAAGCGAGAAGACATTCCACTATGCTGGTGAATTGATTAAGCATCCCTTTGACCGGACGGTGCTTTATGAAAAACTGTATGCTTCGAGGCTTGATGTCGCCAGACTTCAGGGATATATCCTCCAGCAACTGGAATTGCATGAAACCGGTGTTTGTGCAATCCGTATTACAAAGGATATTCTTGCATCCTACGGAGTGACTTCTTTGGAAACAAGTCAGCTTGTCGGCACAATTGCCAGTATAGAAGGCGTCAAAGCATGGCTGTTTTTCGTTGAAGAAGAAGAACAGATTCGAGTGCGGATCCGGTCGAAAGGGCCTGTGATCAATGGGTTGGCCGGGAAATACAATGGCGGCGGTCATGCGTTTGCTTCTGGTGCTACGGTGTACAGCTGGGATGAAGCTGCCAGACTCGAGCGGGATTTGCAAGATATTTGCCGTCAGTTTGAATCAAACTAA
- a CDS encoding DRTGG domain-containing protein, translated as MSTKHDQIIKYIENLPVGGKISVRAIAKELNVSEGTAYRAIKEAENKGLVSTIERVGTVRIETKIKDNFDRLSFAEIIGIVDGQVLGGRDGLHKTLNKFVIGAMELDAMMRYTQKDALLIVGNRIEAHELAIKEGAAVLITGGFDTDDRIKRLADEKELPVISTSYDTFTVAELINRAIYDQMIKKEIIVVEDIYTPLQHTYHLQETDTLERWYTFNAETTHTRYPVTNAAQKVTGMVTSKDIINKDRQLSVVKAMTKNPLTVQKHTTLAYAAHMMVWEGIEIIPVVDQQHKLQGLISRQDVLKALQQIQLQPQIGETIEDLVTREIDLLEDEAPDIVFQGKVTPQMTNQLGSLSTGVLTTFVTEASRRFVRKMKKGDMVVDNISVYFLRPIQLDSTILIKPRILEVGRKLAKMDVEVYSNKKTLVAKALLMAQLLDR; from the coding sequence ATGTCGACAAAACACGATCAGATTATTAAATATATTGAGAACCTTCCGGTTGGCGGGAAAATATCCGTACGTGCAATTGCCAAGGAATTAAATGTAAGTGAAGGAACGGCTTACCGTGCTATCAAAGAGGCGGAGAATAAAGGGCTGGTCAGTACAATCGAGCGTGTCGGTACTGTGAGGATCGAAACAAAGATCAAAGATAATTTCGATCGCTTATCTTTTGCGGAAATTATTGGGATCGTGGATGGTCAAGTGCTTGGAGGCAGGGATGGCTTGCATAAAACGCTTAATAAATTCGTTATCGGTGCGATGGAACTTGATGCTATGATGCGCTATACCCAAAAGGATGCTCTTCTCATCGTCGGTAACCGTATTGAAGCGCATGAACTGGCCATCAAGGAAGGGGCGGCTGTGCTCATCACCGGTGGATTTGACACGGATGACCGTATTAAGCGGTTGGCAGATGAGAAGGAGCTTCCTGTCATCTCGACGAGCTATGATACATTTACGGTTGCAGAACTGATTAACCGAGCGATTTATGATCAGATGATCAAGAAAGAGATTATAGTAGTAGAGGATATTTACACACCATTGCAGCATACATATCATTTGCAGGAAACGGATACGCTTGAAAGATGGTATACGTTCAATGCGGAAACGACTCATACACGTTATCCAGTAACTAATGCTGCCCAAAAGGTAACAGGAATGGTCACCTCAAAGGATATCATCAATAAAGACAGACAGCTGTCAGTTGTAAAGGCAATGACAAAGAATCCGCTTACCGTTCAGAAGCATACGACCCTCGCATATGCTGCTCATATGATGGTTTGGGAAGGTATTGAGATTATTCCGGTTGTCGATCAGCAGCATAAACTGCAGGGTTTGATTTCCAGGCAGGATGTTTTAAAAGCGCTTCAGCAAATCCAACTGCAGCCGCAAATCGGTGAAACAATTGAGGATTTGGTAACGAGAGAGATAGATTTGCTGGAAGATGAGGCGCCAGACATCGTATTCCAAGGGAAAGTAACTCCGCAGATGACAAATCAGCTTGGCAGTCTTTCTACCGGGGTTCTGACAACGTTTGTCACGGAAGCAAGCCGACGTTTTGTCCGGAAGATGAAGAAGGGGGATATGGTAGTCGATAATATATCCGTCTATTTCCTGCGTCCCATTCAGCTGGACAGCACGATCCTCATCAAGCCGCGAATACTGGAAGTTGGTCGGAAGCTGGCGAAAATGGATGTGGAAGTGTATAGTAACAAGAAAACATTAGTTGCAAAAGCACTGCTTATGGCACAGTTATTGGATCGCTGA
- a CDS encoding metal-dependent hydrolase: MKISFHGQAVVQIITEKHTILIDPFITGNATCDLNADDVQPDVILLTHGHNDHVGDTISIAKRTGALVVAPNELAVYLEGKGLNTHPMGIGGAHEFEFGRVKLTQAFHSSAITDEDGTHYMGMPTGILFTAEGKTIYHAGDTGLFSDMKLIGDTNSIDVALLPIGDNFTMGPEDALIAAEWVKAKQVVPIHYNTFPLIEQDGAAFAEKVKPGQGVHLEPGQSITI; the protein is encoded by the coding sequence GTGAAAATCTCATTCCACGGACAAGCTGTAGTACAGATTATTACCGAAAAGCATACGATATTAATCGACCCGTTCATCACTGGAAATGCTACATGTGATTTGAATGCAGACGATGTGCAGCCAGATGTGATTCTGCTGACACACGGCCACAATGACCATGTCGGAGATACAATCTCGATAGCTAAAAGAACCGGTGCGCTAGTGGTAGCGCCGAACGAATTGGCAGTCTACTTGGAAGGCAAAGGATTGAACACACATCCAATGGGTATCGGCGGTGCACATGAATTTGAATTTGGACGTGTAAAGCTGACTCAGGCATTTCACAGCAGTGCTATTACAGATGAAGATGGCACCCACTACATGGGAATGCCTACAGGGATTCTGTTCACTGCTGAAGGAAAGACAATCTATCACGCCGGTGATACAGGATTGTTCTCGGATATGAAACTTATCGGAGATACGAACTCCATTGACGTTGCTTTGCTACCTATTGGAGATAATTTCACGATGGGTCCGGAGGATGCGCTGATTGCCGCTGAGTGGGTAAAGGCCAAACAAGTCGTTCCGATTCATTACAATACATTCCCATTGATTGAACAGGATGGCGCGGCATTTGCTGAAAAAGTGAAACCTGGTCAAGGTGTCCACCTTGAGCCTGGTCAATCCATTACAATCTAA
- a CDS encoding Xaa-Pro peptidase family protein, producing the protein MQHRIDTLLNQLKGDQADSVFITSMENVYYVSNYYTDPHERLVAVFADQKDAPLLILPAMEKEDALQAGWKEEMLTYHDHEDVWQLFKDYLKERGRIPAFMGIEKDHMSVMRLEMLQHILPDTAFTNATELLQNQRNIKDKKEYTLLKQAAVLADFGVKKGIEAIAAGKSELQITAELEYALKQEGVTSMSFATTVLSGAKTASPHGTPDGKQIAPGDLVLFDLGVIFEGYCSDITRTVAYKQVTADQQHIHDTVRIALEKATAASRVGTAISEIDRAARGHIEQAGYGEYFTHRVGHGLGIGVHEFPSLSSNNTQALQEGMCYTIEPGIYLPGVGGVRIEDDIFLTKNGPDVLTAYPRDLQIID; encoded by the coding sequence ATGCAACACAGAATCGATACATTATTAAACCAGCTAAAAGGTGACCAGGCAGACAGCGTGTTCATCACCTCCATGGAGAACGTGTATTATGTGAGCAATTATTATACAGATCCGCATGAACGACTCGTCGCTGTTTTTGCAGATCAAAAGGATGCACCACTGCTAATCCTTCCGGCAATGGAAAAAGAAGACGCCCTACAAGCCGGCTGGAAAGAAGAAATGCTTACATACCACGACCATGAGGATGTCTGGCAGCTGTTCAAGGATTACTTGAAAGAACGAGGTCGTATTCCAGCTTTCATGGGAATTGAAAAGGATCATATGTCCGTAATGCGATTAGAGATGCTGCAGCATATTCTGCCAGATACGGCATTTACGAATGCAACGGAACTCCTGCAGAATCAACGCAACATCAAAGACAAAAAAGAATACACATTGTTGAAACAAGCAGCGGTACTTGCTGATTTCGGCGTCAAGAAAGGCATCGAGGCAATCGCAGCCGGAAAGAGTGAATTGCAGATTACAGCGGAGCTTGAATACGCATTGAAGCAAGAAGGAGTAACGAGCATGTCATTTGCGACAACCGTTTTGTCCGGTGCGAAGACCGCCTCTCCGCACGGAACTCCGGACGGCAAACAGATTGCACCAGGAGATCTCGTTTTATTCGATTTAGGCGTCATCTTCGAAGGCTACTGCTCAGATATTACCCGGACTGTTGCTTATAAGCAGGTAACAGCTGATCAGCAGCATATCCATGATACTGTGCGAATCGCGCTCGAAAAAGCGACAGCAGCATCACGTGTAGGAACTGCCATCTCAGAAATTGATAGAGCTGCCCGCGGCCATATCGAACAGGCTGGCTATGGTGAGTATTTTACGCACCGTGTCGGACACGGATTGGGAATCGGGGTACATGAATTTCCATCATTGTCCAGTAACAATACACAAGCATTACAGGAAGGCATGTGCTACACCATCGAGCCTGGTATTTATTTACCTGGTGTCGGCGGCGTACGTATCGAGGATGATATTTTCCTTACAAAGAACGGTCCGGATGTGCTTACAGCTTATCCACGCGATCTTCAAATTATCGACTAA
- the ald gene encoding alanine dehydrogenase, whose product MKIGVPKEIKNNENRVAMAPSGVTLLHEAGHDVFIETGAGLGSGFTDEQYEQAGAVIVPTAADVWSKEMVMKVKEPLPEEYDYFYEGLILFTYLHLAAEGSLTNALIEKKVVAIAYETVQLEDRSLPLLTPMSEVAGRMASQIGAQFLEKPYGGSGILMSGIPGVKRGKVTIIGGGVVGTNAAKIAVGLGADVTIVDLSPQRLRELDDLFGSSINTVVSNPLNIAEAVKESDLVIGAVLIPGAKAPKLVTEEMIASMKPGSVVVDVAIDQGGIFATSDKITTHDNPTYTKHDVLHYAVANMPGAVPRTSTIGLTNVTVPYALQLANKGYQQACLNNPSLAKGINTLDGFVTYQAVAEAHDLTFEAADKLLQR is encoded by the coding sequence ATGAAGATTGGCGTACCGAAGGAAATAAAGAATAACGAAAACCGAGTTGCTATGGCACCTTCTGGCGTGACACTGTTGCATGAAGCAGGGCATGACGTGTTCATCGAGACAGGAGCAGGGCTCGGATCAGGCTTTACAGATGAACAATATGAGCAAGCTGGTGCTGTTATTGTCCCGACTGCGGCGGATGTCTGGAGTAAAGAAATGGTTATGAAAGTCAAGGAGCCGCTTCCGGAAGAATACGATTATTTCTATGAAGGTCTCATTCTTTTCACATATCTGCACCTCGCAGCAGAAGGGTCGTTGACGAATGCTTTAATCGAGAAGAAAGTCGTCGCTATCGCTTATGAAACAGTTCAGCTGGAGGATCGCTCCCTGCCGCTTCTTACACCGATGAGTGAAGTCGCTGGCCGCATGGCATCACAAATCGGTGCGCAATTCCTGGAAAAGCCGTATGGCGGCAGCGGTATCTTAATGTCCGGTATACCAGGAGTGAAGAGAGGTAAAGTCACGATTATAGGCGGCGGTGTTGTTGGAACCAATGCAGCAAAAATCGCTGTCGGTCTTGGTGCAGATGTCACGATTGTCGATTTGAGTCCGCAGCGTCTGCGTGAGCTTGACGATTTGTTCGGCAGCTCAATCAATACGGTTGTTTCCAATCCGCTTAATATCGCGGAGGCAGTAAAAGAATCGGATTTAGTTATTGGAGCTGTTCTCATACCGGGTGCCAAAGCGCCGAAGCTGGTGACTGAAGAGATGATTGCCAGTATGAAGCCAGGATCTGTTGTCGTCGATGTCGCAATTGATCAGGGAGGTATTTTTGCGACATCTGATAAAATTACGACACATGATAACCCGACGTACACCAAGCATGATGTGCTGCATTACGCAGTTGCCAATATGCCGGGTGCAGTTCCGCGTACCTCAACAATCGGGCTGACAAATGTAACCGTTCCTTATGCATTACAGCTTGCGAATAAAGGATATCAGCAAGCTTGTCTGAACAATCCATCGCTAGCAAAAGGAATCAACACATTGGATGGTTTTGTGACGTATCAGGCAGTAGCGGAAGCCCATGATCTAACGTTTGAAGCAGCTGACAAACTGCTGCAGAGATAA
- a CDS encoding acetate kinase → MSNILAINAGSSSLKFQLIHMPEEDVKAVGLVERIGLNDSIFTIKFNGEKDETTKDIENHEEAVKMLLEKLTSTGVISSLDEIDGVGHRVVHGGEKFSDSVLITDQVMEEIAEVSELAPLHNPANLTGIRAFKEILPNIPAVAVFDTAFHQTMPPESYLYSLPYDYYEKYGIRKYGFHGTSHKYVSQRAAELMDRPVEQLRLISCHLGNGASIAAIEGGKSVDTSMGFTPLAGVTMGTRSGNIDPALIPFIMRKTGKTADEVLHVLNKESGMLALSGFSSDLRDIESKSEAGDERAELALDVFAERIHKYLGSYAARMSGVDAIIFTAGVGENSTTVRERVLKGLEFMGVYYDPSLNNVRGKEQFLTYPHSPVKVIVIPTNEEVMIARDTVRLSETVTK, encoded by the coding sequence TTGAGTAATATTTTAGCAATCAACGCTGGTAGTTCTTCACTAAAATTCCAGCTAATCCACATGCCTGAGGAAGATGTAAAGGCAGTGGGTCTCGTAGAACGTATCGGACTGAATGATTCCATCTTCACTATCAAATTCAATGGTGAAAAAGATGAAACAACTAAAGATATTGAAAATCATGAAGAAGCAGTAAAAATGTTGCTTGAAAAGCTGACTTCCACTGGCGTCATTTCTTCCTTGGATGAAATCGACGGCGTTGGCCACCGTGTTGTACACGGCGGAGAGAAATTCAGTGACTCTGTTCTTATCACAGACCAAGTGATGGAAGAGATTGCAGAAGTATCTGAGCTAGCACCATTACACAACCCAGCAAACTTAACAGGAATCCGTGCATTCAAGGAAATTCTGCCGAACATTCCGGCTGTTGCTGTTTTCGATACAGCTTTCCATCAAACAATGCCGCCTGAGTCTTATCTATACAGTCTTCCATATGACTATTATGAAAAATACGGCATCCGTAAATATGGTTTCCACGGAACAAGCCATAAATACGTATCTCAGCGTGCTGCTGAATTGATGGACCGACCAGTTGAACAGCTTCGCTTGATCTCTTGCCACCTTGGTAACGGGGCAAGTATTGCTGCTATTGAAGGCGGGAAATCAGTTGATACATCCATGGGCTTCACACCACTAGCTGGTGTAACGATGGGTACACGCTCTGGTAATATCGACCCTGCACTTATTCCGTTCATCATGCGTAAAACAGGCAAAACAGCTGATGAAGTATTGCATGTATTGAACAAAGAGAGCGGAATGCTTGCGCTATCTGGTTTCTCCAGTGACTTGCGTGACATTGAAAGCAAATCTGAAGCAGGCGATGAGCGTGCAGAGCTTGCACTTGATGTCTTTGCAGAAAGAATCCACAAATACCTTGGTTCTTATGCTGCGCGTATGAGCGGAGTAGACGCAATCATCTTCACTGCTGGTGTTGGTGAAAATAGTACGACTGTTCGTGAACGTGTTCTTAAAGGACTGGAATTCATGGGTGTCTATTATGATCCATCCTTGAATAATGTACGCGGGAAAGAACAATTCCTAACTTATCCGCACTCTCCAGTGAAGGTAATTGTTATCCCAACAAACGAAGAAGTTATGATTGCAAGAGACACAGTTCGCCTTTCTGAAACTGTAACAAAATAA
- a CDS encoding class I SAM-dependent methyltransferase produces the protein MEQQNVEKVYQALDQMAEALETRENIPYLDALGAAMEYILDRDTEITEQPLLKQQLEKHAAVFDGQSYKKEEIRKGIQLSILKGMKGATQQQHMLTPDTVAMLIGYLTNKLVGENEDFRIFDPAVGTGNLLTAVLNQVEGEGQAYGSDVDPTLIQLAVMNANMQQRQIEFFHQDSLRPFLLEPVDLVVSDLPVGYYPDDIQAAQFELKAEEGHSYSHHLFIEQSLHYTREGGYLLFVVPNFLFESDQARSLHTFLQQHAHIVGLLQFPESMFKNESQAKSVLILQKKGTLTKAPKQALLVQLPSFKNPNAMANVLKQINDWFDNELSGLKN, from the coding sequence GTGGAACAACAGAATGTCGAAAAGGTTTACCAAGCACTTGACCAAATGGCCGAGGCATTGGAAACACGTGAAAACATACCTTATCTTGATGCACTTGGTGCAGCAATGGAATATATATTGGATCGCGATACAGAAATTACAGAACAGCCATTATTAAAACAGCAGCTGGAGAAGCACGCGGCTGTTTTCGATGGTCAAAGCTATAAAAAAGAGGAGATCCGTAAAGGTATCCAGCTGTCTATCCTGAAAGGTATGAAAGGTGCAACCCAGCAGCAGCACATGCTGACACCGGATACTGTTGCGATGCTGATCGGTTACTTGACGAATAAACTTGTTGGGGAAAATGAAGATTTTCGTATATTCGATCCAGCTGTAGGTACAGGTAATCTGCTTACGGCAGTTTTGAATCAAGTAGAGGGGGAAGGGCAAGCTTACGGCAGTGATGTGGATCCGACATTGATTCAGCTTGCTGTCATGAATGCCAATATGCAGCAAAGGCAAATTGAATTTTTCCATCAGGACAGCCTGCGGCCATTCCTTCTCGAGCCAGTTGATTTGGTTGTGAGTGATTTGCCAGTCGGTTATTACCCTGATGATATTCAAGCGGCACAATTTGAACTAAAAGCGGAAGAGGGGCATTCTTACTCCCACCATCTGTTCATTGAACAGAGCCTTCATTATACAAGGGAAGGCGGTTATCTGCTATTTGTTGTGCCGAACTTCTTGTTTGAAAGTGATCAAGCTCGTTCGCTGCATACATTCCTGCAGCAGCATGCACATATCGTCGGATTACTTCAATTTCCTGAGAGCATGTTCAAAAATGAATCCCAAGCGAAAAGTGTTTTGATTCTGCAGAAAAAGGGGACGCTAACTAAAGCGCCGAAGCAAGCATTGCTCGTACAGCTTCCGTCCTTCAAGAATCCAAATGCGATGGCAAATGTCCTGAAACAGATCAACGATTGGTTCGATAATGAGCTATCTGGTTTAAAAAACTAA
- a CDS encoding 2-hydroxycarboxylate transporter family protein, which translates to MEMKSHTSDPQSNNQKPSGFNKIMEWKVGVMPLPVYIVLAIIVLIAAYTNQLPTDMIGGFAVIMVLGVLLGDIGQRIPYFNSIGGPAILSLFVPSMLVFFGTLSSTTLEAVDQLMTSDGSNFLYFYIACLVVGSILGMNRTVLIQGFIRMFIPLVTGTIAAVTVGTLVGMLFGYSAHHTFFYIVVPIIAGGIGEGILPLSAGYAGVLGGDASTYISQLVPAAIIGNVCAIIIAGLMKKLGEKRPELAGHDKLVRSNKGDKVLEAAKESSTKAIDFSLMGAGLLVAMSLFVLGRVVEHWIHVVAGFTLSGAIIMIIAATIIKSGNLLPAKLQTGAQQLYKFVSTAFTWPLMVGLGIVFIPLEDVASVFTIGFAVTCASVVIAMAATGYFVGKLMNMYPVEACIVTACHSGLGGTGDVAILSASGRMALMPFAQISTRLGGAATVIGATALMHFFG; encoded by the coding sequence ATGGAAATGAAATCGCATACAAGCGATCCACAATCCAACAACCAAAAGCCATCAGGCTTTAACAAAATTATGGAATGGAAAGTCGGTGTTATGCCGCTTCCGGTGTATATCGTATTAGCAATCATCGTTCTTATTGCAGCATACACCAACCAATTGCCTACTGACATGATCGGCGGCTTCGCAGTCATCATGGTGCTAGGTGTGCTGCTAGGAGATATCGGTCAGCGCATACCTTACTTCAACAGCATCGGAGGACCAGCAATTTTATCCTTGTTCGTCCCATCCATGCTTGTATTCTTTGGCACATTGAGCTCTACAACTTTGGAAGCAGTCGATCAGCTGATGACATCAGACGGATCCAACTTCCTTTACTTCTACATCGCGTGTTTGGTTGTAGGTAGTATTCTTGGTATGAACCGGACAGTCCTTATCCAAGGCTTCATCCGTATGTTCATTCCATTGGTAACTGGTACGATTGCGGCAGTAACAGTAGGTACTTTAGTTGGTATGCTATTCGGTTACAGCGCACATCATACATTCTTCTACATTGTAGTTCCGATCATCGCAGGCGGTATTGGTGAGGGTATCCTGCCATTGTCTGCAGGTTATGCGGGTGTTCTCGGAGGAGATGCTTCAACTTATATCTCTCAGTTGGTTCCAGCTGCAATTATTGGTAACGTTTGTGCCATCATCATCGCTGGACTAATGAAGAAACTCGGTGAAAAACGCCCAGAGCTTGCAGGACATGATAAACTAGTTCGCTCCAACAAGGGCGATAAAGTATTGGAAGCTGCAAAAGAAAGCTCAACTAAAGCAATCGATTTCAGTTTGATGGGAGCGGGTCTCCTTGTTGCAATGAGTTTGTTCGTTCTTGGACGAGTTGTCGAGCATTGGATTCATGTAGTGGCTGGCTTCACACTTTCCGGCGCAATCATTATGATCATTGCTGCAACAATCATCAAGTCTGGTAACTTGTTGCCTGCAAAGCTTCAAACTGGTGCCCAGCAATTGTACAAATTCGTATCTACTGCGTTTACATGGCCTTTAATGGTTGGTTTGGGTATTGTCTTCATTCCGCTTGAAGATGTAGCAAGTGTCTTCACAATCGGATTTGCAGTAACATGTGCATCCGTTGTTATCGCAATGGCTGCTACTGGTTACTTTGTAGGTAAATTGATGAATATGTATCCTGTTGAAGCTTGTATCGTTACAGCTTGCCACAGCGGTCTTGGCGGTACTGGGGACGTTGCGATCCTTTCTGCTTCCGGCCGTATGGCGTTGATGCCGTTCGCACAGATCTCCACTCGTCTTGGTGGTGCTGCTACGGTTATCGGTGCAACAGCATTGATGCATTTCTTCGGCTAA
- a CDS encoding NAD(P)-dependent alcohol dehydrogenase — protein sequence MKAITTRRYGSPTVLKAEEVPDPVPKDDELLIKVHAVSLNQANLVLLKGKPFLARFAYGLLKPKHIIPGSDISGVVKAVGKQVKRFKPGDEVYADLSNYGFGTLAEYASVPEEALALKPANLSHLQAAAVPLASLTALQALRDAVRLQPGHRIMIYGSSGGVGTFAVQIAKAFGATVTAVCSKKHKENMKLLGADYILDYEKTDLTKYYRSFDAIVAINGYQPLATYKKLLNKNGVYVMVGGSVAQMFEAMLLGPIFTLASSKKLGNFLKKHNTEGLAELTNLIEEDKVRPLVDRVYPFQECKEAFTYLDQHHAYGKVIITIPN from the coding sequence ATGAAGGCGATAACGACACGGCGTTATGGTTCTCCTACTGTACTCAAAGCTGAAGAAGTCCCAGATCCAGTGCCTAAAGACGATGAACTGCTGATTAAAGTACATGCCGTCTCACTCAACCAAGCTAATTTAGTACTGCTGAAGGGCAAACCCTTTCTCGCTCGTTTTGCTTATGGGTTATTGAAACCGAAGCATATAATACCTGGCAGCGATATTTCAGGTGTCGTGAAAGCTGTCGGCAAACAAGTAAAACGCTTTAAACCAGGCGATGAAGTATATGCTGATTTGTCCAATTATGGATTCGGCACGCTGGCTGAATATGCTTCTGTTCCAGAAGAGGCACTGGCCTTGAAACCGGCCAACCTTTCCCATCTTCAAGCAGCTGCTGTTCCTCTTGCTTCCTTGACCGCATTACAAGCTTTACGGGATGCAGTGCGATTACAGCCAGGGCATCGCATCATGATTTATGGTTCATCAGGAGGTGTCGGAACTTTTGCCGTCCAAATTGCCAAAGCTTTTGGAGCAACCGTCACTGCCGTTTGCAGTAAGAAGCATAAGGAGAATATGAAGCTATTAGGCGCTGATTATATATTGGATTATGAAAAAACCGATTTAACCAAGTATTACCGCTCCTTTGACGCAATTGTGGCGATAAATGGCTATCAGCCGCTTGCTACCTATAAGAAATTACTTAACAAGAATGGCGTGTACGTAATGGTTGGCGGATCTGTTGCCCAAATGTTCGAAGCGATGCTGCTTGGCCCTATCTTCACGTTGGCAAGCAGTAAAAAGCTGGGTAACTTCTTAAAAAAACATAATACAGAGGGCTTGGCAGAGCTGACAAATCTAATAGAAGAAGATAAAGTCCGTCCCTTAGTGGATCGAGTATATCCATTCCAAGAATGTAAAGAGGCCTTCACTTATCTCGATCAGCACCACGCATACGGTAAGGTTATCATCACAATTCCAAATTAA